A window of Desulfomonile tiedjei genomic DNA:
CAATGTACTTTGTTACAAAGCTGAGAGGGTTCTCGAAAAAGTCTCCTCCCAGTTCAGTGGTCAGGCGCCGCATGGCTTCCCGAAGGCGATCAAAATGCAGCCGGCTCGGACGGCTATCCCACGTGAGGCGAATATTGCAGTCCTCAGTACTGTTGGTCGAGGCAGTGGGCGCTTGCAGTCGTATGACGCCATTGGACCGGTCTCGCCCCATTCCTAGGAAAATCATGGTGCGGCTGACAATCTTGCTTTCATGAAACAACAACCGGCCCAATTCATCTCCGATATTGACCTCTCTTCGCCTGGAGAAGAACCCTTTCGCGTAGAGCAGCAGTGCTCGAGCGCCGTCGATCAGGGATCGCGGGGTTGGAGTCATCGCGGTCAGATACCAGGCCAGCATGTTGGGAATGCCCGCATCTTCCACGTAAAGTCCGTGTGGAAAGCCGTCCGGATAGCCCGAGTGGAAAAACCGAACCGCGCCGGTGATCACAGGGCCCGTGCTCGGGTAAACGCGCTCCGAGCAATTCAGAGAAAGTCCGAGGAGGTCACCGTTGCCGGCCCATCGACTTCCTAATGTGCTACTGAGATGGGGCAACTGACCGCTATGCTTCATGCGCAGGAGAAGCCTGGTCGATCCCAAGGAGCCGGCAGACACAATCACGTATTTTGCCTGGATTTCTTCATACTGCGCTTTATTTCGGGAGTCACCGTAAACCACTTTGTATGCTGACCGGTCCGGTTCATACTGAATGGCATGGACCTCGGCGTCGGTGCGGATGTTCGCCCCGTGGGACGCTGCCCTGGCTAGATAGTTCAGATCGAGAGTATTCTTCGAATGAAAATTGCAGCCTATGAAGCATTCCCCGCACATTCGACAAGTTGTCTGTATCACCCCCTGCTTGTTTAGCTTCTGCTCCCCAGGCCTGGGGCCAAATTGGATGGCCAGTTTGGGCCATTCAAGCCTCGCGGCCGGCTGCCACAGTGGATGCGTGGAGAGCCTTTCATAGGCCCGCTGCAATGCCCTGGACTTAGGCGTTTGAGCGTAGGGCCAGGACGGTTCATCCATGGGATAGGACCGCGCCTCCAACATATCCATAACCTTGTCGTAATAAGGTTGGAGGACCTGCCGGGTTATCCCACCCGGCCAACCCGCAAAGAATTCAGGCGGCATTTCATACAAGACGTTGGCATAAATTAACGAACCGCCTCCAAGTCCGCTCGCGGTCCAGACGTCGATATCGGTCCTCCCGAAGGATTGATACTCATAGAGCCCAAACATTCCGTCCGAAGGGTCCCAGAATGCATCCCGCAATTGGTCCGGCCGACGAGGAAACTCGTTCCGCCCGTAACGGCGGCCACGTTCAAGGACGTAAACGGTGTGGCAGCCTTGCTCCGCCAAACGGCAGGCCAGAACGGAAGCGCCGAACCCCGATCCGACAATGACAACTGTTGGTTTCTCGCTCACGGAATCCCCCTTAAAAGAAGAAGACCGTTACGTTCCCCCGGTGGGTAATTGATCCGACACCAGCCTGTGGAGGCCTTTACAGCAGTTTTCGAAACTAATCACGGTTTGACTTGCGGGTGTCCCGCCAACGCGGGACTGGCTTGTCCACCAGTGCGATCCAATCAAATTGCGGCCGGTATCAGGTCCGACAAATGCTGTTAAGAATCACTATTTGGATATTCAGGGCCTGGAACAGGAACATTAGGATGCTGCTGTGCAAGCTAGCACCATGATTTTGTTTAACAATTATCTCTAAGGACGACCGGATCCGCACCATCGTCCCCCTGCATCCCTAATTCCTTGGGACTGGTAAACTAATATAAAGAATTTACACCTCGGTGCTAATGATTTCAAGAATTTTCGATCTCTACCGGCCACAAAAAAAAGACCGTTTTGTGACCATTTTCATCCGGAACGAAAGAATCAGGACAGACTGATCTCGGCCAAGATGCCGCTGGCTTTCTTGGGCTTTCTCTCCTCATGGTTGCAGGTGCGGGATTTTCCAAAACAACTGTTGATTCCCCTCTTCGGATTACACAACTTGCCAATTTCGAGCCGTTCTTTGCTATAATACCTACAGCGGGGATGATGCCCAAACTCAACATGTTGTGTTTACACACGGAGAATAGTTCCATGATTCGCGAACACGAAGAAACCGGTTCCCCTGAGTTTGCAGAGACGGATCGACCCGATAATTTGGAAATGTCCCCTCTCGGTAACCGATTAATGGAAATACGCAAGAAATTCATTGCCGAGGGCGGCAAACTGTTGACGCCAGAGGAGTTGGAACGGGAAATAGCCGACCGCCGGGGCTTTACAGGCTCGGAAGTTCGTTGACGATCTTCACCGTCTCTAAGCTTACCGTGATAACCTGCCCGATCAGCCTCACAATGTATTCCTTGTCATCCGGCCGGTTCGGGTCGTTAACAATACCGCTCCTCTTGTCCGTGTGAACCTGATATTTGTCAATTATCCATTCCAATGCCGAACGATTGCCTAATTTGTACTCGAAGACCTCGGACGGGATGCCGGAAAGCGTCAGAAAGTCATTGTAGATAATTGTGGTTTTGTCCTTTGTAAGCTTCATTTTCTGGACGCGCCAGTTGAGTTGTCTGTCAGGATTCAGTACTTCCTCAAGACGGTACTCCGGTTGGGATTCATAATTGACGTGCAAATCCGCGAGTCTCTCGCCTGCTGACACAAACGCACGAAACTGTTCCACGCTCTTGGGCAATGGTATTCGTGGAAGCTCCCTTTTAAGGTTGGCTTTGTACTTCTCGCGGTATTCTGGCGAATGGAGGAGGCCGTAGACGTAATGAAAGATTTGCCACTTGCCTACCTTAACACTTATCGGGGAGAAAAATTGCTCAATAGTCCAATCTGTGATGTTTTCGCGGCGGTTACTGCCATCTTCATCGTATGCATAAAAAGGAAAACATTGGGTGTTTGTCCCAAAACCCAGTAAGGAAACATCGGTCAAGGAATTAGTCATTAATGCGAAAAACGGCTTGTCTCCTCCAGGACCCTTTAGGCAAATTATACGGTTCTCCGTTTCACACTCGCCTAAAGGAAGAATTAGCGGGAACCGATAGACTTCTTCATTCATCACTCGGTCAAAATAGAGAAGAGTTTTGGTGAATGGCCTATAAATCGCCTTTCTTATCTTTGAATCCGCATACTCCGCGCTGCGGCCCCGAGTGACATCAATCTTGAGGTCTCTGCTCCAACTAATTCTACTCTCATCATCTAAAACGAAAGAATCTAAGAAGTCCCTCAAGTCATCCCTATTCTTGGGCTTGTCTGCTCGCGATTGCCACTTAATTACCTCGGCATTGTAGGTGTTAATCGTAGTTTGAACATTGCGACACAGTTGCGTCGAGTTGAAATTGTACACCCAGGCGTCCCGACACGTGGTTAGGCCACGAGTGTAGTCACGAAAAATAGCAGTGCCTATTCCTGTCTTGGTCTCTCGCGTTCCGATAGGTAGAAACTCATCGAAATCACTCTTCAGTCCTTTTGTCAGCCAAGTGTGTTTGCCATCAGGAAATAATTCCGTCCAATTGATGTAAGAACAGGAGTCAGAGGATTCCAAGAACGAAAATCTTTCCTCTTTTCGCCAAAAATCGTCCACCCGGAAATAGAAAATCCTTCCGTGACCACAATAAGCCTTCGTCTTAACAAAGAGATTAATACTCACACCTACCTGTATTCCGAATACATTATGGGTTGTGCCCGAGATTTTAGGATTCTTCCTGACGTTTCCTCCGAGATCAATGATGTAAATGAGATCGAAATCAGATGTCAAATGTTTGCGCATTCCATCAAAGGCAAAATCTCCAATAAAACTATTGTTTGAGACAAATGCCACTATGCCCTCGCCATTGTCCAGAATCTTGTCAGAGGCCCATCGCATAGCCTTTACGTAGGGATCAGAAAGCGCATTCTTGTTTGTTGCAGCGCCATCTCTGGAGTAAGTAAGCCCTACCCGCTTGTCCATAGTCTTGTATTTTCGATTCTTGTTGTTGTCGTTCTCGTTTACCTGCCAAGCATTGTAAGGCGGATTACCTATGATAACGAACAATTTCGTTTTCCTAAGTCTCTCCACTCGCTCTGTATTTTCTTCCGTGAACATAAAGGACAATTGCTTATCCTCAGCTAGCTCAAAGGTATCCACCAGACAGATGCCCTCAAAAGGCTTGTACTCTCCGGTTCGCTCGTAATACTCATGTTCAATGTTCATGGAGGAGATATAGTACGGAAGCAGCATGACCTCATTGCAGTGCAATTCATTGGCATACTTTTGAGGCAGCGCGGTTTTCTTGATCTCCCGCATAACTCGTGTGATGAAGTTTCCCGTGCCCACAAACGGATCAATTATGTGCACCCCTTCATCGCTAAGGCTTTTACCGAATTCCTTTTTCAGGATTTCTTCAACCGACCGCACCATGAATTCCACTATAGGCTGCGGGGTAT
This region includes:
- a CDS encoding GMC family oxidoreductase; the protein is MSEKPTVVIVGSGFGASVLACRLAEQGCHTVYVLERGRRYGRNEFPRRPDQLRDAFWDPSDGMFGLYEYQSFGRTDIDVWTASGLGGGSLIYANVLYEMPPEFFAGWPGGITRQVLQPYYDKVMDMLEARSYPMDEPSWPYAQTPKSRALQRAYERLSTHPLWQPAARLEWPKLAIQFGPRPGEQKLNKQGVIQTTCRMCGECFIGCNFHSKNTLDLNYLARAASHGANIRTDAEVHAIQYEPDRSAYKVVYGDSRNKAQYEEIQAKYVIVSAGSLGSTRLLLRMKHSGQLPHLSSTLGSRWAGNGDLLGLSLNCSERVYPSTGPVITGAVRFFHSGYPDGFPHGLYVEDAGIPNMLAWYLTAMTPTPRSLIDGARALLLYAKGFFSRRREVNIGDELGRLLFHESKIVSRTMIFLGMGRDRSNGVIRLQAPTASTNSTEDCNIRLTWDSRPSRLHFDRLREAMRRLTTELGGDFFENPLSFVTKYIAVHPVGGCPMGDSEKDGVVDARTGEAFGHKGLYVIDGSIVPTSIGPNPSLTIAALAERFAERFPVEDQESS
- a CDS encoding DEAD/DEAH box helicase, yielding MINLDLKTNTKAVKDYYAGLEEFAKLGVTHETAVRSAFQRLLEHCSRKRGWTFIGEYKYTRKGQRPLSIDGAAVDTFKIPQAYWEAKDLKDDLPAEVQKKFEKGYPKSNILFQSPHRAILYQDSRPILDEDITKPSTLVYVVKELFAYRSESQRDWEVAVEEFKSDIPAIASTVVELIEVERKENKGFVQAFNAFADVCRTSINPNLSDAAVEEMLVQHLLTERIFRKVFHNPDFTDRNIIAREIERVIHALTSRKFSREEFLKRLDRFYGALEKRADTLDDYSQQQTFLNTVYEKFFQGFAVKQADTHGIVYTPQPIVEFMVRSVEEILKKEFGKSLSDEGVHIIDPFVGTGNFITRVMREIKKTALPQKYANELHCNEVMLLPYYISSMNIEHEYYERTGEYKPFEGICLVDTFELAEDKQLSFMFTEENTERVERLRKTKLFVIIGNPPYNAWQVNENDNNKNRKYKTMDKRVGLTYSRDGAATNKNALSDPYVKAMRWASDKILDNGEGIVAFVSNNSFIGDFAFDGMRKHLTSDFDLIYIIDLGGNVRKNPKISGTTHNVFGIQVGVSINLFVKTKAYCGHGRIFYFRVDDFWRKEERFSFLESSDSCSYINWTELFPDGKHTWLTKGLKSDFDEFLPIGTRETKTGIGTAIFRDYTRGLTTCRDAWVYNFNSTQLCRNVQTTINTYNAEVIKWQSRADKPKNRDDLRDFLDSFVLDDESRISWSRDLKIDVTRGRSAEYADSKIRKAIYRPFTKTLLYFDRVMNEEVYRFPLILPLGECETENRIICLKGPGGDKPFFALMTNSLTDVSLLGFGTNTQCFPFYAYDEDGSNRRENITDWTIEQFFSPISVKVGKWQIFHYVYGLLHSPEYREKYKANLKRELPRIPLPKSVEQFRAFVSAGERLADLHVNYESQPEYRLEEVLNPDRQLNWRVQKMKLTKDKTTIIYNDFLTLSGIPSEVFEYKLGNRSALEWIIDKYQVHTDKRSGIVNDPNRPDDKEYIVRLIGQVITVSLETVKIVNELPSL